A window of the Microbulbifer aggregans genome harbors these coding sequences:
- the dapB gene encoding 4-hydroxy-tetrahydrodipicolinate reductase — protein MAVKVAVTGFGGRMGRALAQALVQSERAELSAAVVRPESTLVGADAGEIAGLGNLGLPVVGALKDAEFDVLIDFSAPTATLANAAFCAEYGKPIVIGTTGFDADQKARLLKAAEVIPLCMASNFSTGVNLCFKLLESAARVMGEDADIEIVEAHHRHKVDAPSGTALSMGEVIADTLGRDLSEVAVYGREGQTGARDRDTIGFATVRGGDVVGDHTVMFLADGERVEISHRASSRLSFARGAVRAALWLAGEGGEVRAPGHYDMRDVLGL, from the coding sequence ATGGCGGTAAAGGTTGCAGTCACCGGGTTTGGTGGCCGGATGGGGAGAGCCCTGGCCCAGGCGCTGGTCCAGTCAGAGCGGGCGGAGCTCTCTGCGGCCGTGGTGCGCCCTGAATCCACTCTGGTCGGAGCCGATGCCGGCGAGATTGCTGGCCTGGGAAACCTTGGGCTGCCGGTCGTGGGGGCTTTAAAGGACGCAGAGTTTGACGTTCTGATTGATTTCTCCGCCCCGACGGCGACACTGGCCAATGCGGCTTTCTGTGCCGAGTATGGAAAGCCAATCGTGATCGGCACCACCGGTTTTGACGCTGATCAAAAGGCGCGACTGCTGAAAGCGGCCGAGGTGATCCCGCTCTGTATGGCCAGTAATTTCTCTACCGGGGTCAACCTGTGCTTCAAGCTGCTGGAATCCGCAGCGCGGGTCATGGGTGAAGACGCCGACATCGAGATCGTCGAGGCACATCATCGGCACAAGGTGGATGCGCCCTCCGGTACCGCCCTCAGCATGGGGGAGGTCATTGCAGATACCCTCGGTCGGGACCTGTCGGAGGTCGCGGTTTACGGACGAGAAGGGCAGACGGGAGCCCGTGACCGGGACACCATCGGCTTTGCCACCGTTCGTGGCGGAGATGTGGTGGGGGATCACACGGTAATGTTCCTTGCCGACGGTGAGCGGGTCGAGATCAGCCACCGCGCCAGCAGCCGCTTGTCTTTTGCCCGCGGTGCTGTGCGCGCCGCGCTGTGGCTCGCAGGGGAGGGCGGCGAAGTACGCGCGCCTGGCCACTACGATATGCGCGACGTCCTCGGTCTGTAA
- the rimK gene encoding 30S ribosomal protein S6--L-glutamate ligase encodes MRIGLLASNPDLYSNQRIMEAGAERGHRMSFLDIRQCYMKLDPNEPEVHYRDGRILNNLDAVIPRIRPSQTFYGCALTRHFESLDVFALNGSAAISQSRDKLFSLQLLQQNGLNIPTSGFANSPVDTNELIEMVGGAPLIVKLLEGTQGRGVVLAETRKAGESVINAFKSLKANLLVQEFIREAQGRDLRLFVIDGKVVAAIQREAAPGEFRANIHQGGTASVVKVTVEEKRLAIKAAKVLGLKVAGVDIIRSKKGPLLLEVNSSPGLEGIESATRKDVAGAMIMSIEKALKWRPPIAANSTAPAGDAEPSAPED; translated from the coding sequence CTGCGTATTGGCCTGCTGGCTTCCAACCCGGACCTTTACAGCAACCAGCGCATTATGGAGGCGGGGGCGGAACGTGGGCATCGCATGAGCTTCCTCGATATCCGCCAGTGCTATATGAAGCTGGACCCCAATGAGCCGGAAGTGCATTACCGCGACGGTCGCATCCTTAACAACCTGGATGCCGTCATTCCGCGGATCCGCCCCAGTCAGACGTTCTACGGCTGTGCGCTGACACGCCATTTCGAAAGCCTGGATGTCTTCGCCCTGAACGGCTCAGCGGCCATCAGTCAGTCTCGGGACAAACTCTTTTCACTGCAGTTGTTGCAGCAGAACGGTCTGAATATTCCCACATCGGGCTTCGCCAACTCCCCGGTAGATACCAACGAGCTGATCGAAATGGTCGGGGGTGCACCTCTGATCGTGAAGCTGCTGGAAGGAACTCAGGGGCGGGGCGTGGTGCTGGCCGAGACCCGCAAAGCGGGAGAGTCGGTGATCAATGCCTTCAAGTCCCTGAAGGCGAACCTGCTGGTGCAGGAGTTTATCCGCGAGGCTCAGGGGCGGGATCTGCGCCTGTTTGTGATCGATGGCAAGGTGGTAGCCGCCATTCAGCGCGAGGCGGCTCCCGGAGAGTTCCGCGCCAATATTCACCAGGGTGGCACGGCATCGGTGGTCAAAGTCACCGTCGAGGAGAAGCGTCTGGCGATCAAGGCGGCCAAGGTGTTGGGACTCAAGGTGGCGGGGGTCGATATTATCCGCTCCAAGAAGGGGCCGTTGCTGCTGGAGGTCAACTCCTCCCCCGGTCTCGAGGGAATCGAGAGCGCTACCCGCAAGGATGTGGCCGGCGCGATGATCATGTCCATCGAGAAAGCGCTGAAGTGGCGCCCGCCCATCGCAGCCAACAGCACTGCCCCGGCCGGGGATGCTGAGCCGTCTGCTCCGGAAGACTGA
- a CDS encoding YfiR family protein, giving the protein MKSSKLFPETLLRQVRIFLAMCLLTVLAAPGVGASPRLSETEAGREVMVNYIIHFAHHIQWPIEAFNGTAAPFRVCLIGDDQIRKPLWARLKHQSIDGRRASVETLAHGELRRARDCQVLLLLALPRADQLEIIGALQYFPVLTMSDSPRFAATGGMVEFAGSGGNVSLRLNKTMLERAELKTGTSLFRLTRHVP; this is encoded by the coding sequence ATGAAAAGTAGCAAGCTGTTTCCTGAAACCCTCTTGCGGCAGGTGCGCATTTTCTTGGCTATGTGCCTGCTGACTGTATTGGCCGCGCCGGGTGTCGGCGCTTCTCCACGGCTGTCGGAAACCGAAGCCGGCCGCGAGGTAATGGTCAATTACATTATCCACTTTGCCCACCATATCCAGTGGCCCATCGAGGCGTTTAATGGCACCGCCGCGCCCTTTCGGGTCTGTCTTATCGGCGATGACCAGATTCGAAAGCCCCTGTGGGCGCGGCTCAAGCACCAGAGTATCGATGGGCGTCGGGCCTCGGTGGAGACGCTGGCACACGGCGAGCTGCGCCGGGCACGGGATTGCCAGGTGCTGCTGTTACTGGCCCTGCCGCGAGCAGACCAGCTGGAGATTATCGGGGCGCTGCAGTACTTTCCGGTCTTGACCATGAGCGACAGCCCGCGCTTTGCCGCGACCGGGGGAATGGTGGAGTTCGCCGGCAGCGGGGGCAATGTATCCCTGCGCTTGAACAAGACGATGCTGGAGCGGGCCGAACTCAAGACCGGCACCAGTCTGTTCCGACTCACACGCCATGTGCCCTGA